From the genome of Mesorhizobium japonicum MAFF 303099, one region includes:
- a CDS encoding GNAT family N-acetyltransferase has translation MKAGEIRLAPVTKANRALVASLELAPEQMDFVAGNEASLEEAQSDEDARPRVIMAGDRIVGFLMYDAPDDDDEARIYRFMIDRAWQGRGYGKAALREVLHEIGGLGHVRHVSICYEPQNEAARQLYRTAGFVEEGLDEDGEMIADLVLPRG, from the coding sequence TTGAAGGCCGGAGAAATCCGCCTCGCCCCTGTGACCAAGGCCAATCGGGCCTTGGTCGCGTCGCTGGAACTGGCGCCGGAGCAAATGGATTTTGTCGCTGGCAATGAAGCCTCGCTGGAGGAGGCGCAATCCGACGAGGACGCGCGGCCACGTGTCATCATGGCCGGGGATCGTATCGTCGGTTTCCTCATGTACGACGCGCCGGATGATGACGACGAGGCGCGCATCTACCGCTTCATGATCGACCGCGCCTGGCAGGGCAGAGGCTACGGCAAGGCCGCGTTGCGCGAGGTGCTGCACGAGATCGGCGGGCTCGGTCACGTCAGGCACGTCTCGATCTGCTACGAACCGCAGAATGAAGCGGCACGCCAGCTCTATCGCACCGCCGGTTTCGTGGAAGAAGGGCTCGACGAGGATGGGGAAATGATCGCCGACCTCGTCCTGCCTAGAGGATGA
- a CDS encoding 4'-phosphopantetheinyl transferase family protein, whose amino-acid sequence MRPPSPEAALTEAMAAIAPQGVRTGCRVIGDADEAHLLPEEARSIPARQPAMRRASGAARWVAHRLLADTGISDLAIPRAPSGAPLWPNGIVGSLAHDDDMAVAAVAPVGGIVSLGIDVEPAEPLPDDIFAIVATGADRTGAADPRLAGRILFAAKEAVYKAAYPLDREVLGYEDIAVDLDAGRATTKTGRKVSLAYCIAPRVVVLAFVGK is encoded by the coding sequence ATGCGGCCACCCTCCCCTGAAGCCGCGTTGACCGAGGCGATGGCGGCAATCGCGCCGCAAGGTGTCCGGACCGGATGCCGGGTGATAGGCGACGCGGACGAGGCCCACCTGCTGCCCGAGGAAGCGCGTTCCATCCCTGCGCGCCAGCCGGCCATGCGCCGCGCCAGCGGTGCCGCCCGCTGGGTCGCGCACCGGCTGCTGGCCGATACCGGCATCAGCGACCTCGCCATTCCGCGCGCCCCATCCGGCGCCCCGCTCTGGCCGAACGGGATAGTTGGCTCGCTCGCCCATGACGACGACATGGCCGTGGCGGCGGTCGCGCCTGTCGGCGGTATCGTCTCTCTCGGCATTGACGTCGAGCCCGCCGAACCCTTGCCGGACGACATTTTCGCGATCGTTGCAACCGGCGCGGATCGCACCGGCGCGGCGGACCCGCGGCTAGCCGGCCGCATCCTGTTTGCCGCCAAGGAGGCGGTCTACAAGGCGGCCTACCCGCTCGATCGCGAGGTGCTGGGCTACGAGGACATCGCCGTGGACCTCGATGCCGGCCGCGCGACGACGAAGACCGGCCGCAAGGTCAGCCTCGCCTACTGCATCGCCCCGCGTGTGGTCGTGTTGGCGTTTGTCGGCAAATAG
- a CDS encoding KamA family radical SAM protein: MTDLKDATRAAPDTTWQDDVRQGVRHVRDLDRLPLSPVERAAAQAAAAHHKVRAPKAYLDLIDWNDPADPIRAQVIPSPDELEEAEGELGDPIADHDFSPVPRLTHRHTDRVLLFPTYQCAVYCRFCFRKESLTSIGRGYTREALEPALAYIADHPEIREVILTGGDPLSLPDKALAEIVARIEAIPHVRLLRIHTRVPVALPSRITSGLVAALQGRLMVTVVTHFNHAREITPATEVACRTMRQAGFVLLNQSVLLKGVNDTVEVLEELCRELMYRLGVKPYYLHHGDLARGMAHRRTTIAQGQALVEALRARLSGICNPVYVLDLPEGGGKVPLGPCPIEGREGDTWRIRGQDGAMRTYREIVGE, encoded by the coding sequence ATGACCGACCTCAAAGATGCAACCCGCGCCGCCCCCGACACCACCTGGCAGGACGATGTCCGCCAGGGCGTGCGGCATGTGCGCGATCTCGACCGCCTGCCGCTGTCGCCGGTCGAGCGCGCCGCCGCCCAAGCTGCTGCCGCGCACCACAAGGTGCGTGCGCCAAAAGCCTATCTCGACCTGATCGACTGGAACGACCCGGCCGATCCGATCCGCGCGCAGGTCATCCCGTCGCCGGACGAATTGGAGGAGGCGGAGGGCGAGCTGGGCGATCCGATCGCCGACCATGACTTCAGCCCGGTGCCGCGACTGACGCATCGCCATACCGACCGGGTGCTGCTGTTCCCGACCTATCAATGCGCGGTCTATTGCCGGTTCTGCTTCCGCAAGGAATCGCTGACCTCGATCGGCCGCGGCTATACGCGCGAGGCGCTCGAGCCGGCGCTGGCCTATATCGCGGATCATCCTGAGATCCGCGAGGTGATCCTGACCGGCGGCGACCCGCTCTCGCTGCCCGACAAGGCGCTGGCCGAAATCGTCGCGCGCATCGAGGCGATCCCGCATGTGCGGCTGCTGCGCATCCACACCCGCGTGCCAGTCGCGCTGCCGTCGCGCATCACATCCGGGCTGGTCGCCGCGCTGCAGGGCCGGCTGATGGTGACCGTCGTCACGCATTTCAACCACGCGCGGGAGATCACGCCCGCGACCGAGGTGGCGTGCCGCACCATGCGGCAGGCGGGCTTCGTGCTGCTCAACCAGAGCGTTCTGCTCAAGGGCGTCAACGATACGGTCGAGGTATTGGAGGAGCTCTGCCGCGAGCTGATGTACCGGCTGGGAGTAAAACCCTATTACCTGCACCACGGCGACCTCGCGCGCGGCATGGCGCATCGGCGCACCACGATCGCGCAAGGCCAGGCGCTGGTGGAAGCGCTGAGGGCGCGCCTGTCCGGCATCTGCAATCCCGTCTATGTGCTCGACTTGCCGGAAGGCGGCGGCAAGGTGCCGCTCGGGCCGTGTCCTATCGAGGGCCGCGAAGGGGACACCTGGCGGATACGCGGCCAGGACGGCGCGATGAGGACCTATCGGGAGATTGTGGGCGAATAG
- a CDS encoding DUF1127 domain-containing protein, which yields MTLTLGPIGAAMSGLAIRSTAAFERRRALRRISRFSDRRLKDIGLEGEVWLLGRAGALRARLAPLASSDG from the coding sequence ATGACCTTGACCCTTGGACCCATTGGCGCCGCGATGAGCGGCCTTGCCATACGCAGCACGGCGGCATTTGAGCGTCGCCGCGCGTTGCGCCGGATTTCGCGGTTTTCCGACCGCCGCCTGAAGGACATTGGCCTGGAGGGTGAGGTTTGGCTGCTTGGCAGGGCCGGTGCTCTACGGGCGCGGCTTGCGCCGTTGGCTTCCAGTGACGGTTGA
- the gcvA gene encoding transcriptional regulator GcvA encodes MPRRLPPLTALPAFDAAARHLSFSRAADELNLTHGAVSRAIRNIEDRLGIQLFDRGTRSVRLTAVGAAYAVEVGKALDQIAAATIAATPDRSTRILNVSTSDGFAGRWLVPRLHRFHRANADIDVRLATSGVLADFVSDGIDIAIRYGKGGYTGVTAEFLADEEVFPVCSPELLQGEHPLRLPGDLRHHKLIHDAFRIDWATWLQQAGVDGIDPKRGVRFDSATFAVEAAVHGEGVLLGRSALVSADLAAGRLVRPFDLALKSAASYYLVYPDGALRQKKIRAFRDWLFAEVAADWVGMSRRD; translated from the coding sequence ATGCCGCGAAGATTGCCGCCCCTCACCGCCCTGCCCGCTTTCGACGCCGCCGCAAGGCATCTGAGCTTCTCCAGGGCGGCGGACGAGCTCAACCTTACCCATGGCGCGGTCAGCCGCGCCATCCGCAACATCGAAGACAGGCTCGGCATCCAGCTTTTCGATCGGGGAACGCGATCCGTGCGCCTGACCGCCGTCGGCGCGGCCTATGCGGTCGAGGTCGGCAAGGCGCTCGACCAGATCGCCGCCGCCACCATCGCCGCCACGCCCGACCGCTCGACGCGCATCCTGAACGTCTCGACGTCGGACGGCTTCGCCGGCCGCTGGCTGGTGCCGAGGCTGCATCGCTTCCACCGCGCCAATGCCGATATCGACGTGCGACTGGCGACCTCGGGTGTGCTGGCCGATTTCGTCAGCGACGGCATCGACATCGCCATCCGCTATGGCAAGGGCGGCTACACCGGCGTGACGGCGGAATTTCTCGCTGACGAGGAGGTCTTCCCGGTCTGCAGCCCGGAACTGCTGCAAGGTGAACATCCGCTGCGCCTGCCCGGGGATCTCAGGCACCACAAATTGATCCATGACGCCTTTCGCATCGACTGGGCGACATGGCTGCAACAGGCCGGCGTCGATGGCATCGACCCCAAGCGCGGTGTGCGCTTCGATTCCGCCACCTTCGCGGTCGAGGCCGCCGTGCATGGCGAAGGCGTGCTGCTCGGCCGCAGCGCGCTGGTCTCCGCCGACCTCGCGGCGGGACGGCTGGTGCGGCCCTTCGACCTCGCGCTGAAATCGGCGGCCAGCTACTACCTCGTCTATCCCGACGGCGCGTTGCGGCAGAAGAAGATCAGGGCGTTCCGTGACTGGCTGTTTGCCGAGGTGGCGGCTGACTGGGTCGGGATGTCTCGGAGGGATTGA
- a CDS encoding SDR family oxidoreductase encodes MNDELVLVTGGSGFIASHCMLKLLDAGYRLRTTVRSLEREAEVRAMLREGGAEPGDRLSFVAADLTADAGWAEAVAGCAYVMHGASPTPSGSQTREEDWVRPAVDGVLRVLKAARDAGIKRVVLTSAIGAVAMGHAPQTRPFNETDWSDLSGAVAPYQRSKTLSERAAWDFIAREGGGLELSVVNPVAVLGPVLAADFSHSIGLIKRLMDGMPGCPRVNSGYVDVRDLADLHLLAMTSPAAKGERFIGISGHSLWMADVAKVLRRRMGAAAAKVPTREIPNWMIRLLALRGDPTTKMLARHLGVMMDATSEKATRLLGWTPRPAEEAIVATAESLLRLGLVGGSKA; translated from the coding sequence ATGAACGACGAACTGGTGCTGGTGACCGGAGGCTCAGGCTTCATTGCATCGCACTGCATGCTGAAGCTGCTCGACGCCGGTTATCGCCTGCGCACGACGGTGCGTTCGCTCGAGCGCGAAGCCGAGGTGCGCGCGATGCTCAGGGAAGGCGGCGCCGAGCCCGGCGATCGGCTGTCCTTCGTCGCCGCCGACCTGACCGCGGACGCCGGCTGGGCGGAGGCGGTCGCCGGCTGCGCCTATGTCATGCATGGCGCATCGCCGACGCCGTCCGGCAGCCAGACGCGCGAGGAGGATTGGGTGAGGCCCGCCGTCGACGGCGTGCTGCGGGTGCTCAAGGCCGCGCGCGATGCCGGCATAAAACGCGTGGTGCTGACTTCGGCCATCGGTGCTGTCGCTATGGGGCATGCGCCGCAGACACGGCCGTTCAACGAGACCGACTGGTCCGACCTCAGCGGTGCCGTCGCGCCCTACCAGAGATCGAAGACGCTGTCGGAGCGCGCCGCCTGGGATTTCATCGCTCGCGAGGGCGGCGGCCTCGAACTCTCCGTCGTCAATCCGGTCGCCGTGCTCGGCCCGGTGCTCGCCGCTGATTTCTCGCATTCGATCGGGCTGATCAAGCGGCTGATGGACGGCATGCCCGGTTGTCCCCGGGTCAACTCAGGCTATGTCGACGTGCGCGACCTGGCCGATCTGCATCTGCTGGCGATGACCAGTCCTGCGGCCAAGGGCGAGCGCTTCATCGGTATTTCGGGCCACAGCCTGTGGATGGCGGATGTTGCGAAAGTGCTGCGGCGCAGGATGGGCGCGGCAGCAGCCAAGGTGCCGACCAGGGAGATTCCCAATTGGATGATCCGCCTGCTGGCGCTGCGTGGCGATCCGACGACGAAGATGCTGGCCAGGCATCTCGGCGTGATGATGGACGCCACCAGCGAAAAGGCGACGCGTCTGCTTGGCTGGACGCCGCGCCCGGCCGAGGAGGCTATCGTCGCCACGGCCGAGAGTTTGTTGCGGCTGGGGTTGGTGGGTGGGTCAAAAGCGTAG
- a CDS encoding AraC family transcriptional regulator yields the protein MLENPHKLRESTKMTDDPFSDILKFTSAQTMVTGGFTAGEPWALRFPAPEKIKFFAVVKGSCWIRLEGEEEPVHAKTGDVLLLASRRSFILASDLSVPPLDAMAVFSGCRIAQLGDGKDFTHIGGHVLLDQASGRLLADVLPPWIHIHASSPQATILRWILDQLVREQADGQPGASLASAQLAQLLFIQVLRAHLQTSSLMPAGWLRALADPRLAPALRLMHGDPGRDWHLEELARAAAMSRTSFAFHFRQTAGVAPLTYLTQWRMHLAERALREEDTPVAVLARSLGYTSESAFSNAFKRATGTAPKRYRTAGKAERSGDAEARSLSLVS from the coding sequence ATGCTTGAAAATCCGCATAAGTTGCGCGAAAGTACGAAAATGACCGACGATCCTTTCTCCGACATCCTCAAATTCACCAGCGCGCAAACCATGGTTACAGGCGGCTTCACCGCCGGCGAGCCATGGGCGCTGCGCTTTCCGGCGCCCGAAAAAATCAAATTCTTCGCCGTGGTGAAGGGCAGTTGCTGGATCCGCCTCGAGGGCGAGGAGGAGCCGGTGCATGCGAAAACTGGAGACGTGCTGCTTTTGGCATCGCGGCGCTCCTTCATCCTCGCCAGCGACCTGTCCGTGCCGCCGCTCGACGCCATGGCGGTGTTCTCCGGTTGCAGGATCGCCCAACTCGGCGACGGCAAGGATTTTACGCATATTGGCGGCCACGTGCTGCTCGACCAGGCGAGCGGGCGGCTGCTGGCCGACGTCTTGCCGCCATGGATCCACATCCACGCCTCGTCGCCGCAAGCGACAATCCTGCGCTGGATCCTTGACCAGCTGGTGCGCGAGCAGGCGGATGGCCAGCCGGGCGCCAGCCTTGCCTCGGCGCAGCTCGCGCAATTGCTGTTTATCCAGGTATTGCGGGCGCATCTGCAGACATCGAGTCTTATGCCCGCCGGCTGGCTGCGCGCGCTCGCCGACCCGCGCCTGGCGCCGGCGCTGCGGCTGATGCATGGCGACCCTGGCCGCGACTGGCATCTGGAGGAACTCGCCAGAGCCGCCGCCATGTCGCGCACCAGTTTTGCCTTCCATTTCAGGCAAACCGCCGGCGTCGCGCCGCTGACCTACCTGACGCAATGGCGCATGCATCTGGCCGAGCGCGCCTTGCGCGAGGAAGATACGCCGGTGGCGGTGCTTGCCCGCTCCCTTGGCTACACCTCGGAAAGCGCCTTCAGCAATGCCTTCAAGCGCGCCACCGGCACCGCGCCCAAGCGGTATCGAACCGCGGGGAAAGCCGAACGGTCGGGTGACGCCGAAGCGCGGTCGCTGAGCCTGGTATCTTGA
- a CDS encoding tautomerase family protein, translating to MPFANIKLPQAALSKAQKEDLIHRTTAMFVDFFGEGVRPTTMVLVEEVADGGYGRADEVFVIPEAYRAKE from the coding sequence ATGCCATTCGCCAACATCAAGCTGCCGCAGGCCGCTCTCTCCAAGGCGCAGAAAGAAGACCTCATCCATCGGACCACAGCCATGTTCGTCGACTTTTTCGGCGAAGGCGTGCGGCCCACCACCATGGTGCTGGTCGAGGAGGTCGCCGACGGCGGCTATGGCCGGGCCGACGAAGTGTTCGTCATACCGGAAGCCTATCGCGCCAAGGAGTAG
- a CDS encoding SDR family oxidoreductase, protein MKRTILITGASSGFGAMTARALARAGHTVFASMRDPSARGGAAAAEMEALARDEGVVLKPIALDVTSDGSAEAAIRRILGEAGRLDVLIHNAGHMGFGPAEAFSPEQLTQLYDVNVVGTQRVNRAALPHMRSLGRAQMIWVGSSSTRGGTPPFLAPYFAAKAGMDALAQSYALELARFGIETTIVVPGAFTKGTEHFHHAAAPADAERAGAYWSGPYAGADQQALKGLASLEPADADPAEVAEAIVDLVAMPHGSRPLRVHIDPSDDGAAIVNGVADRVRAQLLERIGLADLLHPKA, encoded by the coding sequence ATGAAACGGACAATCCTGATCACCGGCGCCTCCAGCGGTTTTGGCGCGATGACTGCGCGGGCGCTCGCAAGAGCCGGCCACACAGTCTTTGCCTCGATGCGTGATCCCTCGGCACGCGGTGGTGCGGCGGCAGCCGAAATGGAGGCGCTTGCGCGTGACGAGGGCGTGGTGCTCAAGCCCATCGCGCTCGACGTCACCTCCGATGGCTCTGCAGAAGCGGCGATCCGGCGGATCCTCGGCGAAGCCGGCCGGCTCGACGTGCTGATCCACAATGCCGGGCATATGGGGTTCGGGCCGGCCGAGGCGTTTTCGCCCGAACAGCTGACGCAGCTCTATGACGTCAATGTCGTCGGCACGCAGCGCGTCAATCGGGCTGCCCTGCCGCATATGCGGTCTCTCGGCCGGGCGCAGATGATCTGGGTCGGTTCGAGCAGCACGCGCGGCGGCACGCCGCCCTTCCTGGCCCCCTATTTCGCGGCCAAGGCCGGCATGGACGCGCTGGCGCAGAGCTATGCGCTGGAACTCGCCCGCTTCGGCATCGAAACGACGATCGTGGTGCCGGGCGCCTTCACCAAGGGCACGGAGCATTTCCACCACGCGGCGGCACCCGCCGATGCCGAGCGCGCCGGCGCCTATTGGTCCGGTCCCTATGCCGGTGCCGACCAGCAGGCGCTGAAGGGGCTGGCGTCGCTGGAACCGGCGGATGCCGATCCGGCCGAGGTCGCCGAGGCAATCGTCGACCTCGTCGCCATGCCGCATGGCAGCCGCCCGCTGCGCGTTCATATCGATCCCTCCGACGATGGCGCCGCGATCGTCAACGGCGTTGCCGACCGCGTGCGCGCGCAACTCCTGGAGCGGATCGGCCTTGCCGACCTGCTCCATCCCAAAGCCTGA
- a CDS encoding SDR family oxidoreductase, with the protein MTNQQTSTGQQTSTGNPIRTAIVTGASKGIGAAIAQRLARDGLAVVVNYARGRAEADAVRGAIEAGGGKAIAVQADIADPTGIATLFDAGEKAFGGVDILVNNAGIMKLSPIAGTDDASFDAQIAVNLGGVFRGTREGAKRLRDGGRIVNFSSSVVGLYQPGYGVYAATKAAVEAMTHILAKELGARRVTVNAVAPGPVETALFMDGKSATQIEAIGKMIPLGRLGQPDDIAGVVSFLAGPDSGWVNGQIIRANGGVI; encoded by the coding sequence ATGACAAACCAGCAGACAAGTACGGGCCAGCAGACAAGCACGGGCAATCCAATCAGAACCGCGATCGTGACCGGCGCCTCCAAGGGCATTGGTGCGGCGATCGCGCAGCGGCTTGCCCGCGACGGTTTGGCCGTCGTCGTCAATTATGCACGGGGCCGCGCCGAGGCCGACGCGGTCCGCGGCGCGATCGAGGCCGGAGGCGGCAAGGCGATCGCCGTGCAGGCCGACATCGCCGATCCCACCGGTATTGCCACCCTTTTCGATGCCGGCGAGAAGGCGTTCGGCGGCGTCGATATCCTTGTCAACAATGCCGGCATCATGAAGCTGTCGCCCATCGCCGGGACCGACGACGCCTCCTTCGACGCGCAGATCGCGGTCAATCTCGGCGGCGTGTTCCGGGGCACGCGCGAGGGCGCGAAACGCCTTCGCGACGGCGGCCGCATCGTCAATTTCTCGAGCAGCGTCGTCGGCCTCTATCAGCCGGGCTACGGCGTCTACGCCGCCACCAAGGCGGCGGTCGAGGCGATGACGCATATCCTGGCGAAGGAGCTTGGCGCGCGCCGCGTCACCGTCAATGCGGTGGCGCCCGGGCCGGTCGAGACCGCGCTGTTCATGGACGGCAAGAGCGCGACGCAGATCGAGGCCATCGGCAAGATGATCCCGCTCGGCCGGCTCGGCCAGCCCGACGACATTGCCGGCGTCGTGTCGTTCCTGGCCGGGCCGGACAGTGGCTGGGTCAACGGACAGATCATCCGCGCCAATGGCGGCGTGATCTGA
- a CDS encoding LysR family transcriptional regulator, with protein MDRLDTMRLFVRVLERRSFTAAAADLGLPRSTATEAIRRLEEHLGARLLERTTRQVNATQDGEAYYRRCLPILAEIEDAEAAFRNAEPFGLLRIDASTLLTRTFLLPRLPEFLARYSRIDLQIGQSDRLVDLVREGVDCVIRVGEPPDSGMIMRRLGMIREMTCASPAYLSRHGTPASPDALDGHQAVGFVSSRTGEVLPFEFTVNGKTREIRLPGRVAANNSDTAADLARLGLGLIQAPRYRFEKDLAQGMLVEVLADYPPSPTPLSALYPQNRQLSPRLRVFLDWAARIFAEANL; from the coding sequence ATGGATCGCCTGGACACGATGCGGCTCTTCGTTCGCGTGCTGGAGCGGCGCAGTTTCACCGCTGCCGCCGCCGATCTCGGACTGCCGCGCTCAACCGCGACGGAAGCGATCCGCCGGCTCGAGGAACATCTCGGCGCACGCCTGCTGGAGCGGACGACGCGGCAGGTGAACGCCACGCAGGACGGCGAGGCCTATTACCGGCGCTGCCTGCCGATCCTGGCCGAGATCGAGGACGCGGAAGCCGCCTTCCGCAACGCCGAGCCCTTCGGCCTGCTGCGCATCGACGCCAGCACGCTGCTCACCCGCACCTTCCTGCTGCCGCGCCTCCCGGAATTCCTCGCACGCTATTCGCGCATCGACCTGCAGATCGGCCAGAGCGATCGGCTGGTCGATCTCGTGCGCGAAGGCGTCGATTGCGTCATCCGCGTCGGCGAGCCGCCCGACAGCGGCATGATCATGCGCCGGCTGGGGATGATCCGCGAGATGACCTGCGCCAGCCCCGCCTATCTCTCTCGCCACGGCACACCCGCCTCCCCCGACGCGCTCGACGGCCACCAGGCGGTTGGCTTCGTCTCGTCGCGCACCGGCGAGGTGCTGCCCTTCGAATTCACCGTCAACGGCAAGACCCGCGAGATCCGGCTGCCGGGCCGCGTCGCCGCCAACAATTCCGACACCGCCGCCGATCTGGCGCGGCTCGGCCTCGGCCTCATCCAGGCGCCGCGCTATCGCTTCGAGAAGGACCTTGCTCAGGGCATGCTGGTCGAGGTGCTGGCCGACTACCCGCCCTCGCCGACGCCGCTATCGGCGCTCTACCCGCAGAACCGCCAGCTCTCGCCGCGCCTGCGCGTCTTCCTCGACTGGGCCGCGCGCATCTTCGCCGAGGCCAACCTGTAG
- a CDS encoding substrate-binding protein: MDPKPIKIGLVAELTGPLSFMGVANANLTTMLVDDINAKGGLLGRPVELVIEDGETTDSAAKAKAAKLVDVDKVDVVVGGIYSSTRLAIKSEAVTRGKTLYIYTEQYEGQENDPLIFCTGPVPAQQVEPLIPWLMNSTGAKRFYLPSADYIWPHLLNKAASRAVRANGGEIVGEEYFPLDTVDFRRTVQQIMASRTDVVFNTIVPPGLTPFLEELHKAGFGKRGGKIVCTYFDENFFNLVPSDQIEGLYSCLDYYQELDEPFGRALLRRYGERFPGGATLTAGSGCTGHYRAIKMWEAAVKEAGSAERDAVIRALDHARISEGPGGPAEMVPGQHHVRMNMYIAQAQGGRFRVAKNLGSIDPNERALSDELR, from the coding sequence ATGGATCCGAAACCCATCAAGATCGGCCTTGTCGCCGAACTCACCGGCCCATTGTCTTTCATGGGCGTCGCAAATGCGAACCTCACCACCATGCTCGTCGACGACATCAACGCCAAAGGCGGCCTCCTCGGCCGGCCGGTGGAACTCGTCATCGAGGATGGCGAGACCACAGACAGCGCTGCCAAGGCAAAGGCCGCGAAACTCGTCGACGTCGACAAGGTCGACGTGGTGGTCGGCGGCATCTACAGTTCGACCCGCCTGGCCATCAAGAGCGAGGCGGTCACGCGGGGCAAGACGCTCTACATCTACACCGAGCAGTATGAGGGACAGGAAAACGATCCCCTGATCTTCTGCACAGGGCCTGTGCCCGCGCAGCAGGTCGAGCCGCTGATACCATGGCTCATGAACAGCACCGGCGCGAAGCGGTTCTATTTGCCGTCGGCCGATTACATCTGGCCCCATTTGCTGAACAAGGCGGCGAGCCGGGCGGTGCGGGCCAATGGCGGCGAGATCGTCGGCGAGGAGTATTTTCCGCTGGACACCGTCGATTTCCGGCGGACGGTGCAGCAGATCATGGCGAGCCGCACCGATGTGGTTTTCAACACCATCGTCCCGCCGGGCCTGACGCCGTTCCTCGAAGAGTTGCACAAGGCCGGTTTCGGCAAACGCGGCGGCAAGATCGTCTGTACCTACTTCGACGAGAACTTCTTCAATCTCGTGCCGTCCGATCAGATTGAAGGCCTCTACAGCTGCCTCGACTACTACCAGGAACTCGACGAACCGTTCGGTCGCGCGCTGTTGCGCCGCTACGGTGAACGGTTCCCTGGTGGGGCTACCTTGACTGCGGGCAGCGGATGCACCGGGCACTACCGGGCGATCAAGATGTGGGAAGCGGCGGTGAAGGAAGCGGGCAGTGCTGAGCGGGACGCGGTCATCCGGGCTCTCGATCACGCCCGCATCAGCGAGGGACCGGGTGGACCGGCCGAAATGGTCCCCGGCCAGCACCATGTTCGCATGAACATGTACATCGCGCAGGCGCAGGGCGGTCGATTCCGGGTTGCCAAGAATTTGGGTTCGATCGATCCCAACGAGCGCGCGCTTAGCGACGAACTAAGGTGA